The proteins below are encoded in one region of Vibrio sp. ED004:
- the ftsN gene encoding cell division protein FtsN encodes MANRDYVKRGRGTKRPTKKQAPRRKPWRSGLLAILLVGGFGYGLYLLSNDPEPPAPAPVVSKPKPKPKPAKVIPPPPEEKWDYVETLPSREIEVKAKEQEISKIPYIMQCGAYKTSAQAEARKLDIAFQGISSEIRKKDGSSWYRVVLGPYKLKRDAERDRHKLQRAKIEPCAIWKDTE; translated from the coding sequence GTGGCTAATAGAGATTATGTAAAGCGCGGTCGTGGCACGAAGAGACCGACCAAGAAGCAAGCCCCTCGCCGTAAACCATGGCGTAGTGGTCTTTTGGCGATCCTCCTTGTTGGTGGATTTGGTTACGGACTTTACTTATTGAGTAATGATCCTGAGCCACCAGCGCCGGCTCCAGTAGTGAGCAAACCCAAGCCTAAGCCAAAACCAGCGAAAGTGATTCCGCCACCTCCAGAAGAGAAGTGGGACTACGTTGAAACACTGCCGAGCCGCGAGATTGAAGTAAAAGCCAAAGAGCAAGAGATCTCTAAGATCCCTTACATCATGCAGTGTGGCGCTTACAAAACCTCAGCACAGGCAGAAGCACGTAAACTGGATATTGCCTTCCAAGGTATTTCGAGTGAAATCCGTAAGAAAGACGGCAGTAGCTGGTACCGCGTGGTTCTAGGACCCTACAAGTTGAAGCGTGATGCCGAGCGAGATCGCCACAAGCTACAACGCGCGAAAATCGAACCTTGTGCTATTTGGAAAGATACCGAGTAG
- the hslV gene encoding ATP-dependent protease subunit HslV: protein MTTIVSVRRNNKVVIAGDGQVSLGNTVMKGNARKVRRLYNNKVLAGFAGGTADAFTLFEKFESKLQMHQGHLTKAAVELAKDWRSDRALRKLEALLAVADETASLIITGNGDVVQPENDLIAIGSGGNYAQAAAIALLENTDLDAREIAEKSLNIAGDICVFTNHHHTVEELESTVELPKPE, encoded by the coding sequence GTGACTACCATAGTATCTGTACGTCGTAATAATAAAGTCGTCATCGCGGGTGATGGACAAGTATCTCTAGGCAATACTGTAATGAAGGGCAATGCCCGCAAAGTACGTCGCCTATACAACAACAAAGTACTGGCAGGTTTTGCTGGCGGTACCGCTGATGCTTTCACGCTATTCGAAAAATTTGAGAGCAAGCTACAAATGCACCAAGGCCACCTGACCAAAGCTGCCGTTGAGCTGGCGAAGGATTGGCGTAGCGACCGTGCTCTACGTAAGTTAGAAGCACTGCTTGCGGTAGCGGATGAAACCGCTTCACTGATCATTACTGGTAACGGTGACGTAGTTCAACCAGAGAACGACCTGATTGCTATCGGTTCGGGTGGTAACTATGCACAAGCCGCTGCTATCGCGTTACTAGAAAATACTGATTTAGATGCGCGTGAAATCGCAGAGAAGTCGCTGAATATTGCTGGCGATATCTGTGTGTTCACCAACCATCACCACACTGTTGAAGAACTAGAAAGCACTGTTGAGCTGCCAAAGCCAGAATAA
- the hslU gene encoding HslU--HslV peptidase ATPase subunit gives MSEMTPREIVHELNRHIIGQDNAKRSVAIALRNRWRRMQLEESLRVEVSPKNILMIGPTGVGKTEIARRLAKLANAPFIKVEATKFTEVGYVGKEVETIIRDLTDVAIKMTHQQAMEKVQYRAEEQAEERILDALLPPARDAWGQNEQSTEDTTSSNTRQIFRKKLREGKLDDKEIEVDVAAPQMGVEIMSPPGMEEMTNQLQGMFQNLAGDTKKKRKMKIKDAFKALTEEEAAKLVNQEELKESAIFNAENNGIVFIDEIDKICKRGDSSGPDVSREGVQRDLLPLIEGSTVSTKHGMVKTDHILFITSGAFQVAKPSDLIPELQGRLPIRVELEALSAHDFKRILTEPKASLTEQYIALMKTEDVGIEFTEDGINQIADAAWRVNETTENIGARRLHTVMERLMDEISFDATDRAGSKLVIDEAYVISKLGELVEDEDLSRFIL, from the coding sequence ATGTCTGAGATGACTCCTCGCGAAATCGTTCACGAACTCAATCGCCACATTATCGGCCAAGACAACGCTAAGCGTTCAGTGGCTATCGCACTGCGTAACCGCTGGCGTCGTATGCAGCTTGAAGAAAGCCTGCGTGTTGAAGTATCACCAAAGAACATCCTGATGATCGGTCCAACCGGTGTTGGTAAAACAGAAATTGCTCGCCGCCTAGCGAAACTAGCAAACGCGCCGTTCATCAAGGTAGAAGCGACTAAGTTCACCGAAGTGGGCTACGTGGGTAAAGAAGTTGAAACCATCATCCGTGACCTAACGGACGTTGCGATCAAGATGACGCACCAGCAAGCGATGGAAAAAGTACAATACCGCGCTGAAGAACAGGCTGAAGAACGAATTCTTGATGCCCTACTGCCACCAGCACGTGATGCTTGGGGTCAGAACGAGCAATCAACGGAAGACACAACCTCTTCAAACACTCGTCAGATTTTCCGTAAGAAACTGCGTGAAGGTAAGCTAGACGACAAAGAGATCGAAGTTGATGTGGCCGCACCGCAAATGGGCGTTGAAATCATGTCACCTCCAGGCATGGAAGAGATGACAAACCAACTACAAGGCATGTTCCAAAACCTCGCTGGCGACACCAAGAAAAAGCGTAAAATGAAAATCAAAGATGCATTCAAAGCACTGACGGAAGAAGAAGCTGCGAAGCTTGTGAACCAAGAAGAGCTAAAGGAGAGCGCGATCTTCAACGCTGAAAACAACGGTATCGTATTCATCGATGAGATCGACAAAATCTGTAAGCGTGGCGACAGCTCAGGCCCAGACGTATCTCGTGAAGGTGTTCAACGTGACCTGCTTCCTCTTATCGAAGGCAGCACAGTATCAACTAAACACGGTATGGTTAAAACTGACCACATCTTGTTTATCACATCAGGTGCATTCCAAGTGGCTAAGCCATCTGACCTGATCCCTGAACTGCAAGGTCGTCTACCAATTCGCGTAGAACTTGAAGCACTATCAGCACATGACTTCAAACGCATCCTGACTGAGCCAAAGGCATCACTGACAGAGCAGTACATTGCCCTGATGAAAACAGAAGATGTCGGCATTGAGTTCACTGAAGATGGTATCAACCAAATCGCAGACGCAGCATGGCGTGTGAACGAAACTACTGAAAACATCGGTGCGCGTCGTCTACATACCGTCATGGAGCGCCTAATGGATGAGATTTCATTCGACGCAACAGACAGAGCCGGCAGCAAATTGGTGATTGATGAAGCTTACGTAATATCTAAGCTTGGCGAGCTCGTAGAAGACGAAGACCTAAGTCGCTTCATCCTGTAG
- a CDS encoding 1,4-dihydroxy-2-naphthoate polyprenyltransferase: MKQSLLIWLDAARPKTLPLALVSILTGSSLAFAGGQFSLSIALLAFLTATLLQILSNLANDYGDAVKGTDNENRLGPTRAMQSGAVTAKTMKQAIILNILFTMVAGLILIFHALTSIESILSFIALGVLAIVAAIAYTVGNKPYGYIGLGDLSVFIFFGLLGVSGTYFLHTGHVEPSLFLPALGCGLMAVAVLNINNMRDIENDSECGKRTMAVRLGQRKAKQYHFALLSLALASFAIYLLIQEKPVWISLPFLLSIIIVYKHGKAVWETEKPAQIAPMMPVIVKCSLVTNLLFAGVVVAQTLLS, translated from the coding sequence ATGAAACAATCTCTACTGATTTGGCTTGATGCCGCACGACCAAAAACTCTGCCTCTCGCACTTGTCTCTATTCTTACAGGAAGTAGTTTAGCGTTCGCTGGGGGTCAGTTTTCTTTATCGATAGCACTACTGGCTTTTCTAACCGCCACCCTATTACAGATTTTATCGAACCTAGCCAATGACTATGGCGACGCCGTAAAAGGCACAGACAACGAAAATCGTCTGGGGCCAACACGTGCCATGCAATCTGGCGCGGTAACCGCGAAAACCATGAAGCAAGCGATCATCCTCAACATCCTGTTTACCATGGTCGCTGGGCTGATTCTTATTTTTCATGCCTTAACCTCGATTGAAAGTATCTTATCTTTCATTGCGTTAGGCGTATTAGCCATTGTTGCAGCCATCGCTTATACCGTCGGTAATAAACCTTATGGCTATATTGGCCTTGGCGACTTATCGGTGTTTATCTTCTTCGGTTTGTTAGGTGTTTCAGGGACTTACTTCTTACACACTGGCCATGTTGAACCAAGCCTGTTTCTGCCAGCATTAGGCTGTGGACTGATGGCGGTTGCGGTACTCAATATCAACAACATGCGTGATATCGAAAACGACAGCGAATGTGGTAAGCGCACCATGGCGGTTCGTCTGGGGCAGCGCAAAGCCAAGCAATACCATTTCGCCCTGCTTAGTTTGGCGCTTGCGTCTTTCGCCATCTACCTACTGATTCAAGAAAAACCGGTCTGGATTAGCCTGCCGTTTTTACTGAGCATTATTATTGTGTACAAGCATGGCAAGGCCGTTTGGGAAACCGAAAAGCCAGCGCAGATTGCACCGATGATGCCCGTGATTGTGAAATGCTCACTGGTCACTAACCTATTGTTTGCAGGGGTTGTCGTAGCTCAAACTCTATTGAGTTAA
- the rraA gene encoding ribonuclease E activity regulator RraA, which translates to MEYNTSALCDIYLDQVDVVEPMFSNFGGRASFAGQITTLKCFEDNALIRSVLEQDGLGRVLLIDGGGSLRKALIDAEIALLAEDNEWEGIVVYGCVREVDELEDMNLGIQALASIPVGASQEGVGEVDVPVNFGSVTFLPEDYLYADNTGIILSAEPLDVELDLDVEEEEVE; encoded by the coding sequence ATGGAATACAACACTTCAGCACTGTGCGACATATATTTGGATCAAGTTGATGTCGTGGAGCCAATGTTCAGCAACTTCGGTGGACGTGCATCCTTCGCAGGACAGATCACGACATTAAAGTGTTTTGAAGACAACGCTTTGATTCGCTCTGTACTAGAGCAAGACGGTCTGGGGCGTGTGTTGTTAATCGATGGTGGAGGCTCACTGCGCAAGGCGCTGATCGATGCTGAGATTGCCCTACTGGCCGAAGACAATGAGTGGGAAGGTATTGTGGTTTACGGTTGCGTTCGTGAAGTCGATGAACTTGAAGACATGAATCTAGGTATTCAAGCCTTGGCTTCTATCCCTGTTGGCGCGAGCCAAGAAGGTGTCGGTGAGGTAGATGTTCCCGTGAACTTTGGTAGCGTGACCTTCTTACCCGAAGATTACCTCTACGCCGACAACACCGGCATCATTCTTTCTGCCGAACCTTTAGATGTAGAACTTGATCTGGATGTCGAAGAAGAAGAGGTCGAGTAG
- the zapB gene encoding cell division protein ZapB produces the protein MSFEVLEQLEAKIQTAVDTIALLQMEVEELKEEKQALATEAGELKASRHELEQKTQQMQEEHSAWQDRIRNLLGKMDDVE, from the coding sequence ATGTCTTTTGAAGTACTAGAGCAGCTAGAAGCAAAAATTCAAACAGCAGTAGATACAATTGCACTTCTTCAAATGGAAGTGGAAGAGCTTAAAGAAGAGAAACAAGCACTAGCAACAGAAGCTGGTGAGCTTAAAGCAAGCCGTCACGAGCTAGAGCAAAAAACTCAGCAAATGCAGGAAGAGCATTCTGCATGGCAAGATCGCATCCGTAACCTTCTTGGTAAAATGGATGACGTAGAGTAA
- the glpX gene encoding class II fructose-bisphosphatase → MKRDLAMSFSRVTEGAALAGYKWLGRGDKNAADGAAVEVMRSLLNKTEISGEIVIGEGEIDDAPMLYIGENVGVGGDAVDIAVDPIEGTRMTAMGQSNALAVLAAGEKGSFLKAPDMYMEKLVVGPGAKGVIDLELPLKENLENIAKALGKTLDTLVVTTLAKPRHDQVIADMQAMGVRVFAVPDGDVAASILTCMPDSEVDVMYCIGGAPEGVVSAAVIRALDGDMHGRLLPRHEVKGDTEENRKHGELELERCAEMGVTAGIVLKMEDMARSDNVVFSATGITKGDLLEGISRQGNIATTETLLIRGRCRTIRRIKSIHYLERKDPEVVGHIL, encoded by the coding sequence ATGAAACGCGATTTAGCAATGTCATTCTCTCGTGTCACAGAAGGTGCAGCACTAGCTGGTTACAAGTGGCTTGGCCGTGGCGACAAAAACGCTGCAGATGGCGCTGCTGTAGAAGTAATGCGTAGCCTACTTAACAAAACCGAAATCAGCGGTGAGATTGTTATTGGCGAAGGTGAAATCGATGATGCACCTATGCTATACATCGGCGAAAACGTAGGTGTGGGCGGCGATGCTGTCGATATCGCCGTTGACCCAATTGAAGGGACACGCATGACAGCAATGGGCCAATCAAATGCATTGGCAGTATTGGCTGCAGGCGAAAAAGGCAGCTTCCTTAAAGCGCCTGATATGTACATGGAAAAGCTAGTTGTAGGCCCGGGCGCTAAAGGCGTTATCGACCTGGAACTGCCACTGAAAGAAAACCTAGAAAACATTGCTAAGGCTCTGGGCAAAACACTGGATACACTGGTTGTAACGACACTGGCTAAGCCACGTCACGATCAAGTTATCGCCGACATGCAAGCAATGGGCGTTCGTGTATTCGCAGTGCCAGACGGTGATGTTGCAGCTTCTATCCTAACTTGTATGCCTGACAGCGAAGTAGACGTCATGTACTGCATCGGCGGCGCACCTGAAGGTGTGGTTTCTGCTGCTGTTATTCGTGCACTTGACGGTGACATGCACGGTCGTCTTCTTCCTCGTCACGAAGTAAAAGGCGACACAGAAGAGAACCGCAAACACGGTGAACTTGAACTAGAGCGTTGTGCCGAAATGGGCGTAACCGCTGGTATCGTGTTGAAGATGGAAGACATGGCTCGCAGCGACAACGTTGTATTCTCAGCAACAGGTATCACTAAGGGTGACTTGCTAGAAGGCATTTCTCGTCAAGGCAATATTGCTACAACAGAAACGCTACTTATCCGTGGCCGCTGCCGTACGATTCGCCGCATCAAATCAATCCACTACCTAGAGCGTAAAGATCCTGAAGTAGTGGGTCACATCCTGTAA
- a CDS encoding metalloregulator ArsR/SmtB family transcription factor, giving the protein MKTSDKILQTIKRQGAVTAKQLSEEFGMTTMGARQHLQSLEDDGILAFHDVKVKVGRPTRHWSLTQHGHGQFSDRHGELTIQVIDAVENLFGKEGLAKVAAEREQHTLKQYQSALSGCNDLISKLEKLTQLREEEGYMAELQEHDDHYILIENHCPICKAATRCPSLCQSELNVFTELLKDECHVSRTEHIIAGERRCTYTLTPTPSS; this is encoded by the coding sequence ATGAAAACAAGCGACAAAATCTTACAGACCATTAAGCGTCAAGGCGCAGTAACTGCGAAACAACTGTCAGAAGAATTTGGCATGACGACAATGGGTGCAAGGCAGCATCTGCAAAGTCTGGAAGATGATGGCATTCTTGCGTTTCATGACGTGAAAGTGAAAGTCGGTCGCCCGACTCGTCACTGGTCCCTTACTCAACACGGTCACGGTCAGTTTTCAGACCGACACGGTGAACTGACCATTCAAGTCATTGATGCGGTCGAGAACCTGTTTGGTAAAGAAGGACTGGCTAAGGTCGCTGCCGAACGTGAACAGCACACTCTCAAGCAATATCAATCAGCCCTATCTGGCTGCAATGACCTGATCAGTAAGCTTGAAAAGCTCACTCAACTTCGTGAAGAAGAGGGCTACATGGCAGAACTTCAGGAGCATGATGACCATTACATCTTGATCGAAAACCACTGCCCTATCTGCAAGGCGGCGACTCGCTGCCCTAGCCTATGCCAGTCAGAGCTCAATGTTTTCACCGAACTGCTCAAAGACGAATGCCACGTAAGCCGCACTGAGCACATTATTGCTGGCGAGCGACGTTGCACTTACACGTTAACACCGACGCCTTCATCGTAA
- a CDS encoding DUF3135 domain-containing protein, translated as MAHPQPNQKLPPFDELVQLAKSDPKAFNQFKHEMCEQMICSASETMQDRLRAQQSHIDLVVSRCKNPHHANVVLMQELRCQVCKFQDALEGRCGFEETLPENVVPFRPNTEPKMY; from the coding sequence ATGGCACATCCACAACCCAATCAAAAACTGCCACCCTTTGATGAACTTGTCCAACTTGCGAAAAGCGATCCTAAAGCATTCAATCAATTCAAACACGAGATGTGCGAACAGATGATTTGTTCGGCTTCTGAAACCATGCAAGACAGACTCCGCGCTCAGCAAAGCCACATCGACTTAGTGGTTAGCCGTTGTAAGAATCCGCACCATGCTAATGTCGTGCTTATGCAGGAGTTGCGCTGTCAGGTTTGTAAATTCCAAGACGCACTCGAAGGCCGCTGTGGTTTTGAAGAAACTCTGCCAGAAAATGTGGTGCCTTTTAGACCCAATACAGAGCCGAAAATGTATTAA
- a CDS encoding DUF805 domain-containing protein has product MSMKDLLLSFKGRIGRKTYWMWNIFYYIAITGFASGISVLFPAYSYILLPIFLLMLVIPDLAVTAKRWHDRNKSNYWLLLNVPLVLGRLASPMAATTTESVSPVHMVATVAALVCGLWILIECGLMKGTEGRNDYGEDPV; this is encoded by the coding sequence ATGTCGATGAAAGATTTACTGCTCTCTTTCAAAGGGAGAATTGGTCGTAAGACTTACTGGATGTGGAACATTTTCTACTACATTGCGATTACTGGTTTTGCTTCTGGTATCTCGGTTTTGTTCCCTGCGTACTCTTACATTCTACTACCAATCTTCCTACTGATGCTGGTTATCCCAGATCTTGCGGTAACCGCCAAGCGTTGGCACGACCGTAACAAATCGAACTACTGGTTACTGCTGAATGTACCGCTGGTACTTGGTCGTTTGGCTTCACCAATGGCTGCGACGACAACAGAGTCGGTATCGCCAGTTCATATGGTGGCAACCGTTGCAGCATTAGTGTGTGGTTTATGGATTCTGATTGAATGTGGCTTGATGAAAGGCACTGAAGGTCGCAATGATTACGGCGAAGATCCGGTGTAA
- a CDS encoding 5-carboxymethyl-2-hydroxymuconate Delta-isomerase produces MPNLVLEYSNSVDERVNIQGLLEDLHKVALNCGLFDVPSVKSRSLRCHNWLVGDEEDSVDFIHISFELLSGRTEEQKRELSRSLMQTLQEQASHIRSLTVNIRDMDKSSFQKVIN; encoded by the coding sequence ATGCCGAATCTAGTTCTAGAGTACTCAAATTCAGTGGACGAGCGAGTGAATATCCAAGGTTTACTAGAAGATCTTCATAAAGTTGCATTAAACTGTGGCTTGTTTGATGTGCCTTCTGTGAAGTCGCGTTCACTGCGTTGTCATAACTGGCTAGTCGGTGATGAAGAAGACAGTGTGGATTTTATTCACATCAGCTTCGAGTTACTTTCAGGACGTACCGAAGAACAGAAAAGAGAACTGTCGCGTTCGTTAATGCAAACCTTACAAGAACAGGCGAGCCATATCCGCAGCCTAACGGTGAACATAAGAGATATGGACAAAAGCAGCTTTCAGAAAGTGATTAACTGA
- the tpiA gene encoding triose-phosphate isomerase encodes MRHPVVMGNWKLNGSKEMVVDLLNGLNAELEGVTGVDVAVAPPALFVDLAERTLTEAGSAIILGAQNSDLNNSGAFTGDMSPAMLKEFGASHIIIGHSERREYHNESDEFVAKKFAFLKENGLTPVLCIGESEAQNEAGETVAVCARQLDAVINTQGVEALEGAIIAYEPIWAIGTGKAATAEDAQRIHAQIRAHIAEKSEEVAKKVVIQYGGSVKPENAAAYFAQPDIDGALVGGAALDAKSFAAIAKAAAEAKA; translated from the coding sequence ATGCGTCATCCTGTAGTTATGGGTAACTGGAAACTAAACGGCAGCAAAGAAATGGTTGTTGATCTACTAAACGGTCTTAACGCTGAACTTGAAGGCGTAACAGGCGTAGACGTAGCAGTTGCTCCACCAGCACTTTTCGTTGATCTAGCAGAGCGTACGCTTACTGAAGCGGGCAGCGCGATCATCCTAGGTGCTCAAAACTCTGACCTAAACAACAGCGGTGCATTCACTGGCGACATGTCTCCAGCAATGCTTAAAGAGTTCGGCGCATCTCACATCATCATCGGTCACTCTGAGCGTCGTGAATACCACAACGAATCAGACGAGTTCGTAGCTAAGAAATTCGCATTCCTAAAAGAGAACGGTCTAACTCCAGTTCTTTGTATCGGCGAATCTGAAGCACAAAACGAAGCAGGCGAAACTGTTGCAGTATGTGCTCGTCAACTTGACGCTGTTATCAACACTCAAGGTGTTGAAGCTCTTGAAGGCGCTATCATCGCTTACGAACCAATCTGGGCTATCGGTACTGGTAAAGCAGCGACAGCTGAAGATGCACAACGCATCCACGCTCAAATCCGTGCGCACATCGCAGAGAAATCTGAAGAAGTTGCTAAGAAAGTTGTTATCCAATACGGCGGTTCTGTTAAGCCAGAAAACGCAGCAGCTTACTTCGCACAACCAGACATCGACGGTGCTCTAGTTGGCGGCGCAGCTCTTGACGCGAAAAGCTTCGCAGCTATCGCTAAAGCAGCAGCTGAAGCAAAAGCTTAA
- the pfkA gene encoding 6-phosphofructokinase, with protein sequence MIKKIGVLTSGGDAPGMNAAVRGVVRTALSVGIEVYGIYDGYQGLVEDRIEKLDRSSVSDVINRGGTFLGSARFPEFKDVAVREKGIENLKKHGIEALVVIGGDGSYMGAKKLTEMGYPCIGLPGTIDNDIAGTDYTIGYLTALNTVIDSIDRLRDTSSSHQRISIVEIMGRHCGDLTLMSAIAGGCEYIITPETGLDKEQLIGNIQDGIAKGKKHAIIALTELMMDANELAKEIETATGRETRATVLGHIQRGGRPTAFDRVLASRMGNYAVHLLQEGHGGRCVGIEKEELVHHDIIDCIENMQNPDRSELFRVAEELF encoded by the coding sequence ATGATTAAGAAGATCGGTGTTTTGACCAGTGGTGGTGACGCTCCAGGTATGAACGCAGCAGTTCGCGGCGTTGTTCGTACTGCGTTATCAGTTGGCATTGAAGTTTACGGTATTTACGATGGCTACCAAGGCCTTGTTGAAGACCGTATCGAAAAGCTTGACCGTTCAAGCGTATCTGACGTAATCAACCGTGGTGGTACCTTCTTAGGTTCTGCACGTTTCCCTGAATTCAAAGACGTTGCTGTTCGTGAGAAAGGCATCGAGAACCTTAAGAAACACGGCATCGAAGCACTTGTTGTTATCGGTGGTGACGGTTCTTACATGGGTGCTAAGAAGCTAACTGAGATGGGTTACCCATGTATCGGTCTTCCAGGCACAATCGATAACGATATCGCAGGTACTGACTACACAATCGGTTACCTAACGGCGCTTAACACAGTTATCGATTCAATCGACCGTCTACGTGACACGTCTTCTTCTCACCAACGTATTTCTATTGTTGAAATCATGGGCCGTCACTGTGGTGACCTTACGCTTATGTCAGCAATCGCGGGTGGTTGTGAGTACATCATTACTCCAGAGACTGGCCTAGATAAAGAGCAGCTTATCGGCAACATCCAAGATGGCATTGCTAAAGGTAAGAAGCACGCAATCATCGCTCTAACTGAGCTTATGATGGACGCAAACGAGCTTGCTAAAGAGATCGAAACAGCAACAGGTCGTGAGACTCGTGCTACGGTTCTTGGTCACATCCAACGTGGTGGTCGTCCTACTGCATTTGACCGTGTACTGGCTTCTCGCATGGGTAACTACGCTGTTCACCTTCTTCAAGAAGGTCACGGTGGTCGTTGTGTTGGTATCGAGAAAGAAGAACTTGTTCACCACGACATCATCGATTGTATCGAGAACATGCAGAACCCAGACCGTTCTGAGCTGTTCCGCGTTGCAGAAGAGTTGTTCTAA
- the fieF gene encoding CDF family cation-efflux transporter FieF (FieF, a metal efflux transporter, is a member of the CDF (cation diffusion facilitator) family of transporters.) — MKQEYARLVTLAAWAATTIATILLIVKVAAWWVTGSVSLLASVVDSMLDIAASVVNLIVVRYSLQPADKEHTFGHGKAESLAALAQAMFISGSACFLILNGIERFFRPHELNSPEIGIYVSLFAMMMTFGLVRFQKHVVKKTGSQAIAADSLHYQSDLYMNAAIMLALALSWFGIGQADSVFAVGIGIYILYSAYQMAMEAIQSLLDHKLPDEELKQIKETSLSIEGVLGVHQLRTRRSGPIRFIQLHLELEDEMPLIEAHRISDEVEAKLISVFPDADVLIHQDPYSVVFGPEKQQKFHSW, encoded by the coding sequence ATGAAACAAGAATACGCACGTTTAGTTACGCTCGCTGCTTGGGCAGCCACCACCATCGCCACTATTTTATTGATAGTGAAAGTCGCAGCATGGTGGGTGACAGGTTCTGTGAGTCTGTTGGCTTCTGTGGTGGATTCAATGCTGGATATCGCGGCCTCTGTCGTTAACCTCATCGTCGTTCGCTACTCTCTGCAGCCTGCCGACAAAGAACACACCTTTGGTCATGGTAAGGCCGAATCTCTTGCCGCATTAGCACAGGCGATGTTTATCTCAGGCTCGGCTTGTTTCCTCATTCTTAATGGTATTGAGCGCTTCTTCAGACCTCATGAACTCAACTCGCCTGAAATCGGTATCTACGTCAGCTTATTCGCGATGATGATGACCTTCGGCTTGGTGCGCTTCCAAAAACACGTGGTGAAGAAAACGGGTAGCCAAGCGATTGCCGCTGATTCACTGCACTATCAATCTGACCTTTATATGAATGCCGCGATCATGCTAGCCCTAGCATTGAGCTGGTTTGGTATTGGCCAAGCGGACTCTGTATTCGCGGTCGGTATCGGTATCTACATTCTTTACAGCGCTTATCAAATGGCGATGGAAGCTATTCAATCTCTGCTTGATCATAAGCTGCCGGATGAAGAGCTAAAACAGATAAAAGAGACATCGTTGAGCATCGAAGGCGTGTTGGGTGTGCATCAATTACGAACGCGTCGTTCGGGGCCAATTCGCTTTATTCAATTGCACTTAGAACTTGAAGATGAGATGCCACTTATTGAAGCGCATCGCATTTCTGACGAAGTTGAGGCCAAGCTTATCTCCGTATTCCCTGATGCTGATGTATTAATTCACCAGGATCCGTATTCGGTCGTATTTGGACCAGAGAAGCAGCAGAAATTCCACTCGTGGTAA
- a CDS encoding CpxP family protein, with amino-acid sequence MKMTKKLVLAAAALPLMLGTASAYAFGGGDKGDHKGMHGKCGGFDKKVMRQLDLTDAQKTELKEMREANRAEMKEKHAGNKADKMAKMKAHQEKVQALVLADNFDEAAANDLASEMVEKQTERRVAMLKKQHEMMSVLTAEQKTQLKEIQQERMTKCAEKMEKRMNKDK; translated from the coding sequence ATGAAAATGACTAAGAAACTTGTACTAGCAGCTGCGGCACTTCCACTAATGTTAGGTACAGCAAGCGCGTACGCATTTGGCGGCGGCGATAAGGGCGACCACAAAGGCATGCACGGTAAATGTGGTGGCTTCGATAAGAAAGTGATGCGTCAACTAGACCTAACTGACGCACAAAAAACAGAATTGAAAGAGATGCGCGAAGCGAATCGTGCAGAGATGAAAGAAAAACACGCTGGTAATAAAGCCGATAAAATGGCGAAAATGAAAGCGCACCAAGAGAAAGTTCAAGCATTGGTGCTGGCTGACAACTTCGATGAAGCAGCAGCAAACGACCTAGCAAGCGAAATGGTTGAGAAACAAACTGAGCGTCGCGTGGCAATGCTGAAGAAGCAACACGAAATGATGAGCGTACTAACGGCTGAGCAAAAGACTCAACTGAAAGAAATCCAACAAGAGCGCATGACTAAGTGTGCTGAAAAAATGGAAAAACGCATGAACAAAGACAAGTAA